The sequence below is a genomic window from Proteus vulgaris.
TGTAACGTGTTTAAACGCCTAATTTATTTATTATCTAAGTTGTCCGCATTTGGATACTTATTTTTTTATTGCACCAGGTAGACCGTTGTTTTCAGTCATTCCAATTTCAGGTAAGTAGATTTTATTTACTTATTCAAACCACTTCTTATCCTTGATAAGCGGTGAGTAAAATAAAGCGTGAAAGGCAGAGAACTACACATAGCATTTTATTATTTTAATAAATTTAGAAGCCATAACATTTCGGTGTTATGGCTTTTTTATTTTGCTTGTTATATCTGTCGTTCCTGTCGTTCCTGTCGTTCCTGTCGTTCCTGTCGTTCCTATTGCTTCTACGTCGAGATCTTCAGCGTGGGTATTGGGTGTTTTGTTGTGTGCCATTTTTATGCTTATTCCCACTTTATTGCTCGCTATCAGCGAGAATTTGCCTGATTAAAAAACACAAACAGTTAACAAAGCATTTTTCAATTTTTTAGATTTCTGACCACTTCTTTTATCTATTCTCACAAAAAAAAGAAATAGACTCTATTTAGGGATTATTTATCGATAAATTGTGTTTTTTTTATCCACAAAAACAACAGGGATTTAACATTAAATTTTATTTACGTTAATTTCGTTATAAATTGGATATGTTATAAAATAACCTAATGAAATTATTGCTATTATGTACTGATTAGTAATTATTAATAATCTTGGCTTTTGATTGTCGTCATACATCGATATGTATTTAATTTTATAGCGATTTTATACTAAGGGAACTTCTTATTCCAAAAACGAATATACTTATAACTATATGAAAAATGATAAGAAAAACAGGTTGGTTTTTGTCTATAAAATAAACACTATCATGATGATTAAAAATTAATAACAAAAGAAAAGTAGCTAAATGGGTAATGAAAATAAGCTGAAATTAAATATATTAATGTAATCATTTCTTGTTTATGAAATGCAATTTTTAACATTATTTGTGATGTAATATAAAGGTTGATAATATGAAAAAAAGAGTCATCATTATAATTAAAAAATATATTAGAATCTATTTTTAATAATTTTTATTAGAAATTAGAAATAATGAATTATTAATTTTGTATTATTTTAAATATATTGTCTTATAATTTGGTTGTTTTTTGTCTTATCTGTAATTTGTTGATTAATAAGGTTTTAAGTTTTCTCTTTTGTTGTGTTATTGAGATAATGATAATTATTTCTATTTCCTTTATCATTATTAAATAGAGTTTTAATAAATTTAAAATGACGAAATATATAAAAAATAGACATTAAACCTTATATTGCTGAAACGTTTTTACTCACATAAAAGAATAATTTATTTTTTAATGAATTATCGCTTGATAATGATCAAGTCATTATTGTGTCGGAGTGTTAAAAAGGCGGTGTTTTAAAATTATTCCAATTAAAAATCATCATATCAGGAGAGATATATGGCCTTGGGGAATAATGTTTTTTCCCATCATGGTATTAACCGACGCGATTTTATGAAATTGTGTGCTGCGCTGTCAGCTACCATGGGATTAAGCGGCAAAGCTGCCGCAGAAATGTCAGAAGCAATGGCATCACCTGAACGTCCACCCGTTATCTGGATTGGTGCTCAGGAGTGTACTGGGTGTACGGAGTCTTTATTACGAGCAACTCACCCGACTCTGGAAAACCTCGTTCTTGATGTTATCGCACTCGAATATCACGAAGTGCTTTCTGCAGCTTTTGGTGATCAAGCTGAAGAAAATAAACACAATGCGATGGAGAAATATAAAGGTAAGTACGTCCTCGTTGTTGACGGTTCAATCCCAGACAAAGACGGCGGTGTTTACTGTATGGTTGCGGGAAAACCAATTCTTGAGCATATCAAAGAAGCCGCTGAAGGGGCTGCTGCGATTATTGCGATTGGTTCATGTTCTGCATGGGGCGGTGTACCTGCGACTGGGGGCAACCCAACTGGCGCTAAATCACTGGAAGCTATTTTACCGGGCAAAACCGTTATCAATATTCCAGGATGTCCACCAAACCCACATAACTTCTTAGCAACTGTTGCACATATTATTACTTTCAACAAATTGCCTAAGTTAGATAGCAAAAACAGACCGCTTTTTGCTTATGAGCGTTTAATTCACGAAAACTGTGAACGTCGTCCTCATTTCGATGCGGGTCGTTTTGCTAAAGAATTTGGTGATGAAGGTCATCGTCAAGGCTGGTGTTTATACCATTTAGGCTGTAAAGGCCCTGAAACTTATGGTAACTGCCCAACATTAGAATTCTGCGATGTCGGTGGTGGGATCTGGCCTGTCGGTATCGGTCACCCTTGCTATGGTTGTAACGAAGAAGGTATCGGCTTTACTAAAGGTATTTTCCAATTAGCGAACGTTTATCAGCCAACACCAAAAGCACAAGTACCTGATGTTAATGCAAAAGAAGGTGGTGGTGTTTCTTATGGTGCTGCTGGCTTACTGGGTGCTGTCGTGGGTGCAGTTGCGGGTGTCAGTGTGATGGCTGTGCGTCAATTAGGCCGTGACAAGAATGCCACAGGAGCCTCACAGGAGGATAAACGGTGAATAGGCGTCATTTCTTTAAGCTGGCATCAGGTGGGGTTCTCCTTGCGGGAATGGCACCCACTGCGAGTCATGCTGCGGCGCAGAACCGTCCCCCAATTCCTGGGTCTCTCGGTATGCTCTACGACTCTACACTGTGTGTAGGCTGTCAAGCATGTGTCACAAAATGTCAGGAAATTAATCACCCGGAGCCAATGGAGCGTGGTGATACTTACGCTAATGGTGATCCGATTTGGTCAAACAATGACAAATTAAGTCCTTACACAAATAACATTATTCAAATTTGGCGTGATGGTACTGGTGAAAATAAAGACCAACTGGAAAACGGTTATGCCTTTATTAAGAAACAATGTATGCATTGTGTTGATGCAAACTGCGTTTCTGTTTGTCCTGTTTCTGCGTTAACCAAAGATCCAAAAACCGGTATTGTTCATTATCACGCGGATATCTGTACAGGTTGTCGTTACTGTATGGTGGGATGCCCTTATAACATTCCAAAATACGATTATGATGATCCATTTGGTAAGCTCTATAAATGTGAGCTTTGTAACCAAAAAGGTGTTGAGCGTTTAGATAAAGGCTTATTACCAGGCTGTGTTGAAGTTTGTCCTACTGGTGCAGTTATTTTCGGTACACGCGAAGAGTTGCTGGAAGAAGCAAAACGTCGTTTAGCGAAAAAAGCGGGTGAAGAATATCATTACCCTCGTCAAACCATTAGTGGTGGCGATACTTATCTACATAAAATTCCTGAATATCAAGATCATATCTATGGTGAGTTTGAAGGTGGCGGTACGCAAGTCATGGTACTTTCTGCGGTTCCTTTCGACAATTTAGGAATGCCAGAAGTGGCACCATTATCAACAGGTGCGCGCTCTGAACATATTCAACATACGCTTTATAAAGGCATGGTATTACCAATAGCAGCCCTTGCAGGGATCACCTATTTGGTTAACCGTAATAGTAAAAAACAAGAGCAGGAACACCACAAGGAGGATAACGATGTCGAGTCATGATCCTCGTCCACTTGGCGGTAAGTTATTTACTCTAGCAGTAAGAGTATTTTTACCGCTTGCTGTGCTCGGTTTTATTCTTATTGGTAAGCGTTTGGTATTAGGTCTGGGCGATGTCTCTGATCTGAATGGGGGATATCCTTGGGGTATTTGGATTGCCTTTGACTTATTGATAGGAACAGGCTTTGCATGTGGTGGTTGGGCACTTGCATGGGCTGTTTATGTCTTTAATAAAGGGGAGTTTCACCCATTAGTGCGTCCTGCATTGTTAGCGAGCTTGTTCGGCTATTCATTAGGTGGTTTATCCATCGCTATTGATATTGGTCGTTATTGGAACATGCCTCACTTCTTTATGCCGCAATACTTTAACGTAAACTCAGTGTTGTTTGAAACAGCGACCTGTATGACCATCTATATTATGGTGATGGCATTAGAATTCTTACCTGCGTTATTAGAACGTTTAGGTTGGAAAGTGTCGTTGAAACGTCTTAACAAAGCGATGTTCTTTATTATTGGTCTTGGTGCTTTACTGCCAACCATGCACCAATCCTCAATGGGATCATTAATGATTTCAGCGGGTTGGAAAGTACATCCACTGTGGCAATCTTATGAGATGTTACCGCTGTTTTCTCTGTTAACTGCTTTCCTCCTTGGTTTCACTATCGTTATTTTTGAAGGCTCTTTGCTAAAAGCAAGCCGTACCATGAATGATGATGAAACACCGCTATTTACCAAGTTAACACGCGTGATTGAAGTGTTACTGATTGCTTTCTTGGTATGTCGTTGGGGCGAGGTCATTTGGAACGGTAAACTGAGTTATATCGGAAATGGGGATATGTTCTCGTGGTTATTCATTGCTGAAAGTGCATTGTTATTACTTCCTCTGATTTTGATGCATTTAAATAATAACCGCCGTAGTCCAAAAATGCTGTTTGTTTGTGCTGTATTTATCTTAATCGGCGCAGCAATGTGGCGTATGAACTACTCTTTAGTTGCTTACAATCCAGGTAATGGTTACCACTATTTCCCAACAGCAAGCGAATTGCTGATTTCTATTGGTTTCGTTGCATTTGAAGTAACTGCTTACATTCTTATTATCCGTTTATTGCCGGTTTTACCTGCACAAACAGATTCAAATATACAATTAAAAAAGGCTGAGGTTAAATCATGAGCCAACGCATTACTATTGATCCTATTACCCGTATTGAAGGGCATTTACGCGTCGATTGTGAAATTGATAACGGAAAAGTTGTTAAGGCTTGGTCTTCCGGTACCATGTGGCGCGGAATGGAGGAGATCCTAAAAGGAAGCGATCCTCGTGATGCATGGATTATCGTGCAACGTATCTGTGGTGTTTGTACGACAGTTCACGCGATTGCCTCAGTACGTGCTGTTGAAGACGCATTAGGTATGGATATTCCTGTCAATGCGCAGTATATCCGTAACCTAATTTTAGGTTCACATATCATCCATGACCATATCGTTCACTTCTATCAGCTGTCTGCGATGGACTGGGTTGATATTACTTCTGCATTACAAGCCGATCCTGAAAAAGCATCAGCGATGCTAAAAGGGGTTTCTGAATGGCATCTGAACTCTGCTGAAGAATTCAGAAAAGTGCAGAAAAAAATCCAAGGTTTAGTGGATAGCGGTCAGTTAGGTATTTTTGCTAATGGCTACTGGGGTCACTCAGCCATGAAATTACCACCAGAAGTTAACCTGATTGCGGTTGCTCACTATTTGCAAGCACTTGAGTGCCAGCGTGATGCAAACCGTATCGTGGCTATTCTGGGCGGTAAAACACCTCATATCCAAAACTTGGCTGTGGGCGGTGTGGCTAACCCAATTAACCTTGATGCACCAAGTGTTCTTAACTTAGAACGTTTAATGTACGTGAAAAGCTTTATCGACAAACTGGGTGATTTCGTTAACCAAGTTTATAAAGTGGATACTGCTATTTTCGCTGCATATTACCCTGAATGGCTAAAAATCGGTAAAGGCGCTAACTACTATCTGTCTGTACCTGAATTACCAATTAATGGTAATAACACTGAGTTCTTACTTTCTGGTGGTTATATGGAAGGGATTGATTTCTCTACTTATCGCCCAATTAAAGACTGGAAAGATCAGAATCTGAAAGACGGTATTGAAGAAAGTGGTAAACACGCATGGTATGAAGATGATGAACCATTAAAACCATGGGAAGGTTTAACTCGTCCTAAATACACAGGTTGGGATGAGAACAACAAATACTCATGGGTTAAATCACCAACATTCTATGGCAAGCCTGTAGAAGTCGGTACTTTAGCATGGTTAGTGTGTGGTTTAGCAGGTAAGCACGAAGGAACTGTTAGAAACTACAACGACATCAACAAGATCTATACTCAATTAACCAATGAAACACTGGTAACAGAGCAGTTAGAATCTACTTGGGGTCGCATTATTGGACGTACCGTTCACGCGTGTGTATTACAAGAGTCTCTGGCAACGCTATGGCAATCACTGGTTGATAATATTGGTCGTGGTGATACTGCTGCCTTTATTAAACCAGAGTTTGAACCAGGCAAAGAGTATCGTGGTGTTGGTTTTGAAGAAGCCTCTCGCGGTATGTTATCTCACTGGATCGTGTTTAAAGACGGTAAAATCACTAACTATCAGGCAGTCGTTCCATCAACATGGAATGCGGGTCCTCGTAACTTTAATGATGAGCCGGGTCCTTATGAGTTATCTCTTGTTGGTACACCTGTTGCTGATCCGAAAAAACCATTAGAAGTGGTAAGAACGATCCACTCCTTTGACCCATGTATGGCATGTGCTGTGCATATGGTTGATTTAACAGGTAAAGAACTAAGTAAGGTGAAGGTATTATAATGCGAACTCTCGTCTTAGGTATTGGTAATTTATTACTAAGCGATGAAGGCATTGGTGTTCGTATAGTAGAAGCGCTCGAAGAGCGCTTCTCTTTACCAGAGAACGTCGATGTTATTGATGGTGGCACATCAGGTATGGAAATTTTGCAAGATATCGCTGCAAGAGACCTCCTGATTGTTGCCGATGCGGTAAGAAGTAATCATGAACCGGGCAGTATTTTTGTGTTACATGATGATGATGTTCCCGCACTTTTTACACAGAAGATCTCGCCTCATCAGCTAGGCTTATCTGATGTATTAATGGCACTGCGTATGACAGATGAATTTCCACGTAAACTTATTTTAGTGGGAATCGAACCTGCATCATTAGAGCCAAGCATGTCGCTGTCTGACATTGGTGAGAAATCAATGGAAATTGCACTAGAACATGTGGTGAATATTTTGCGTGAATACGGCATTTCTGTCACACCTAAAGAGGTAACAGCATGAGTGAATTAAGCTGGGATATCATAGGATATGATGAACCGCCTGTTGAGCAACTTGAAACACGTTTTAGTGAAATCGCTGAAAAAGAGATGAGAGGGCTTCCTTTTTATCGCGAAGGCATTCCTGTAAAAGCAGGGGGCTTTACCTTATTTGAAAATCAGTGGATTGGTTCTGTTCTTACTCCTTGGATGCTAGAACTAGTTGTCTTCCCAGGGCCTTCACAAGAATGGCCACATCGAAAAGTCGGTGATCGCATTGGATTAGAATTACCTTGTGGTCAGATTAAATTCGTTGTGGGTGAGCTTACTGATGGTATGCAGTATCTTGCTTGTTCATTAATGTCGCCACTTGATAGACATTTAGCAGCGGAACATGCTGTTGAGTTGGTTGAAAATAGTGTAAAAATGGCTCTTTCTCTTCCTGTTCAGACACAATCCGTAGCAGAAGTTGATTTAAGTCGTCGTTCTCTCTTCCGTGGTCAGTTAAGATCATAGTGTAGAAATTTTACGCGACACTGAGTCACATTCTTCTTATTGAATAGTACAGGAGTCAGAATATGTGTAGCACTTGCGGTTGTGGCGAAGGCAATGTCAGAATTGAAGGCGTAGAGCCTCATTCACATGAGCACCACCATCATCACTCTCATGACCATGATCATCACGACCACGGTCATCATCATGATCACGGCCATCATGGGCATGATCACCATCATGAACACAATGCTACTCCAGCGAATACTGTTCATAAATATATTGATAAGTCTGAACAAAAGCATAAGCATAACTACGAAACACATGGTCAGCCTATCATCGTTCATCACCACTATTACCATAACAGTGGTGATGTTCATCTTCATTTTCATAACGATGCACAGCTAAACGAAACCCCTGTTTTCCATGAACATCATCATGGACATGACGATCATCATGAACACGATCATTCACACAGTCATGACCATTCACACAGTCACGATCACGAACATGCTCATGATCATAGCCATGAACATTCTCATCACCATTCTCACAGCCACGATCACGATCATGCACATGACCACGATCATGAACACGAGCACGAAGAGCAATTTAGCCCAGTGATTGAAAATCAGAATATGCATTATGGCCAAGGTGAAGCAGGAACACATGCTCCCGGTATTAGCCAAAAGCGTATGCTGAAAATTGAAATGGATGTGCTGGATAAAAATAACCGCATTGCCGTTCATAACCGTGAACATTTTGAGCAACAAAATGTGTTGGCATTGAATTTAGTTTCAAGTCCTGGTTCCGGTAAAACGACACTGTTAACTCAAACATTAAAACAGTTAGCGCAACGTGTGCCTTGTGCTGTGATCGAAGGCGATCAGCAAACCACTAATGATGCGGATCGTATCCGTGAAACCGGTGTGCCAGCGATCCAAGTGAATACAGGCAAAGGCTGTCACCTTGATGCACAAATGGTGCATGATGCGACACACCAATTAGGTTTACAAGATAACAGCGTTCTCTTTATTGAAAACGTGGGTAACTTAGTTTGTCCTGCCAGTTTTGATCTGGGTGAAAAGCATAAAGTCGCTATTCTCTCTGTCACTGAAGGCGAAGATAAGCCTCTGAAATATCCGCATATGTTTGCTGCGGCTGATTTAATGATTATCAACAAAATTGATTTAGTGCCACATCTGAATATCGACGTTCAAGCTTGCATTGAATCAGCTCGCCGTGTTAATCCAAATATCGAAATCATCGCGTTATCAGCAACAACAGGCGAAGGCATGGAAGAGTGGTTAGCTTGGTTGGAGAGTCGTTTATGTGCTTAGGTGTTCCAGCTAAGATTGTTGAGGTGGGCGAAGACGTCCACCAACTCGCTTATGCCGAAGTCAGTGGCGTTAAACGTGCTGTTAATATTTCAATGGTATGTGAAGGCGAACCTAGTGAATTATTAGGCAAATGGGTACTTATTCATGTGGGATTCGCCATGAGTATTCTTGATGAGCAAGAAGCGCAAGATACTCTTGATGCATTACAGCATGTTTATGGTGTGACTCTTGAAGAGGCTGATGATGCAGTACGTTGATGAATTTCGTGATCCCGAACTAGCGAAAGCCTTACTAGCCCAAATTCGTGAAACTATTTCACAATGGCCTCACCCTATTAAACGCCCATTACAAATAATGGAAGTGTGTGGTGGGCATACACATGCCATTTTTAAATTTGGTTTAGACCGCTTATTACCAGAAGAAATTGAATTTGTTCACGGACCGGGTTGTCCTGTTTGTGTATTACCAATGGGACGAATTGATGCGTGCTTAGAAATCGCGGCTCGTCCTGACGTAATTTTCTGTACTTTTGGTGATGCAATGCGAGTGCCGGGTCGTAATGGCTCAATGCTTGATGCGCGTCGTCGTGGTAGTGATATTCGTATTGTCTATTCACCGCTCGATTCACTCAAAATTGCACAAGATAATCCAGACAAACAAGTTGTCTTTTTTGGTTTAGGTTTTGAAACGACAATGCCAAGTACGGCAATGACGCTACAACAAGCGAAATTGCGTGGACTGAAAAACTTTTCTCTGTTTTGTCAGCACATTACTATCGTGCCGACTTTACGTTGCCTCCTAGAGCAAGATGAT
It includes:
- the hybE gene encoding hydrogenase-2 assembly chaperone, giving the protein MSELSWDIIGYDEPPVEQLETRFSEIAEKEMRGLPFYREGIPVKAGGFTLFENQWIGSVLTPWMLELVVFPGPSQEWPHRKVGDRIGLELPCGQIKFVVGELTDGMQYLACSLMSPLDRHLAAEHAVELVENSVKMALSLPVQTQSVAEVDLSRRSLFRGQLRS
- a CDS encoding HyaD/HybD family hydrogenase maturation endopeptidase, whose translation is MRTLVLGIGNLLLSDEGIGVRIVEALEERFSLPENVDVIDGGTSGMEILQDIAARDLLIVADAVRSNHEPGSIFVLHDDDVPALFTQKISPHQLGLSDVLMALRMTDEFPRKLILVGIEPASLEPSMSLSDIGEKSMEIALEHVVNILREYGISVTPKEVTA
- the hybA gene encoding hydrogenase 2 operon protein HybA produces the protein MNRRHFFKLASGGVLLAGMAPTASHAAAQNRPPIPGSLGMLYDSTLCVGCQACVTKCQEINHPEPMERGDTYANGDPIWSNNDKLSPYTNNIIQIWRDGTGENKDQLENGYAFIKKQCMHCVDANCVSVCPVSALTKDPKTGIVHYHADICTGCRYCMVGCPYNIPKYDYDDPFGKLYKCELCNQKGVERLDKGLLPGCVEVCPTGAVIFGTREELLEEAKRRLAKKAGEEYHYPRQTISGGDTYLHKIPEYQDHIYGEFEGGGTQVMVLSAVPFDNLGMPEVAPLSTGARSEHIQHTLYKGMVLPIAALAGITYLVNRNSKKQEQEHHKEDNDVES
- the hybO gene encoding hydrogenase 2 small subunit yields the protein MALGNNVFSHHGINRRDFMKLCAALSATMGLSGKAAAEMSEAMASPERPPVIWIGAQECTGCTESLLRATHPTLENLVLDVIALEYHEVLSAAFGDQAEENKHNAMEKYKGKYVLVVDGSIPDKDGGVYCMVAGKPILEHIKEAAEGAAAIIAIGSCSAWGGVPATGGNPTGAKSLEAILPGKTVINIPGCPPNPHNFLATVAHIITFNKLPKLDSKNRPLFAYERLIHENCERRPHFDAGRFAKEFGDEGHRQGWCLYHLGCKGPETYGNCPTLEFCDVGGGIWPVGIGHPCYGCNEEGIGFTKGIFQLANVYQPTPKAQVPDVNAKEGGGVSYGAAGLLGAVVGAVAGVSVMAVRQLGRDKNATGASQEDKR
- the hybG gene encoding hydrogenase maturation factor HybG, whose product is MCLGVPAKIVEVGEDVHQLAYAEVSGVKRAVNISMVCEGEPSELLGKWVLIHVGFAMSILDEQEAQDTLDALQHVYGVTLEEADDAVR
- the hybB gene encoding Ni/Fe-hydrogenase cytochrome b subunit encodes the protein MSSHDPRPLGGKLFTLAVRVFLPLAVLGFILIGKRLVLGLGDVSDLNGGYPWGIWIAFDLLIGTGFACGGWALAWAVYVFNKGEFHPLVRPALLASLFGYSLGGLSIAIDIGRYWNMPHFFMPQYFNVNSVLFETATCMTIYIMVMALEFLPALLERLGWKVSLKRLNKAMFFIIGLGALLPTMHQSSMGSLMISAGWKVHPLWQSYEMLPLFSLLTAFLLGFTIVIFEGSLLKASRTMNDDETPLFTKLTRVIEVLLIAFLVCRWGEVIWNGKLSYIGNGDMFSWLFIAESALLLLPLILMHLNNNRRSPKMLFVCAVFILIGAAMWRMNYSLVAYNPGNGYHYFPTASELLISIGFVAFEVTAYILIIRLLPVLPAQTDSNIQLKKAEVKS
- the hypD gene encoding hydrogenase formation protein HypD, with the protein product MQYVDEFRDPELAKALLAQIRETISQWPHPIKRPLQIMEVCGGHTHAIFKFGLDRLLPEEIEFVHGPGCPVCVLPMGRIDACLEIAARPDVIFCTFGDAMRVPGRNGSMLDARRRGSDIRIVYSPLDSLKIAQDNPDKQVVFFGLGFETTMPSTAMTLQQAKLRGLKNFSLFCQHITIVPTLRCLLEQDDVRIDGFIAPGHVSMVIGCTPYQPLCDEFEKPFVVTGFEPLDLLQAILMVIKQLKAKAENTDYVLSIENQYSRIVPNEGNKLAQKALSEVFMLKETSEWRGLGEIPMSGIQLTPAYSEFDAELRFTPAPQKVADNPQSRCGDVLTGRCKPSDCPLFGKSCTPETALGALMVSSEGACAAYYQYRREGNI
- the hybC gene encoding hydrogenase 2 large subunit, translating into MSQRITIDPITRIEGHLRVDCEIDNGKVVKAWSSGTMWRGMEEILKGSDPRDAWIIVQRICGVCTTVHAIASVRAVEDALGMDIPVNAQYIRNLILGSHIIHDHIVHFYQLSAMDWVDITSALQADPEKASAMLKGVSEWHLNSAEEFRKVQKKIQGLVDSGQLGIFANGYWGHSAMKLPPEVNLIAVAHYLQALECQRDANRIVAILGGKTPHIQNLAVGGVANPINLDAPSVLNLERLMYVKSFIDKLGDFVNQVYKVDTAIFAAYYPEWLKIGKGANYYLSVPELPINGNNTEFLLSGGYMEGIDFSTYRPIKDWKDQNLKDGIEESGKHAWYEDDEPLKPWEGLTRPKYTGWDENNKYSWVKSPTFYGKPVEVGTLAWLVCGLAGKHEGTVRNYNDINKIYTQLTNETLVTEQLESTWGRIIGRTVHACVLQESLATLWQSLVDNIGRGDTAAFIKPEFEPGKEYRGVGFEEASRGMLSHWIVFKDGKITNYQAVVPSTWNAGPRNFNDEPGPYELSLVGTPVADPKKPLEVVRTIHSFDPCMACAVHMVDLTGKELSKVKVL
- the hypB gene encoding hydrogenase nickel incorporation protein HypB yields the protein MCSTCGCGEGNVRIEGVEPHSHEHHHHHSHDHDHHDHGHHHDHGHHGHDHHHEHNATPANTVHKYIDKSEQKHKHNYETHGQPIIVHHHYYHNSGDVHLHFHNDAQLNETPVFHEHHHGHDDHHEHDHSHSHDHSHSHDHEHAHDHSHEHSHHHSHSHDHDHAHDHDHEHEHEEQFSPVIENQNMHYGQGEAGTHAPGISQKRMLKIEMDVLDKNNRIAVHNREHFEQQNVLALNLVSSPGSGKTTLLTQTLKQLAQRVPCAVIEGDQQTTNDADRIRETGVPAIQVNTGKGCHLDAQMVHDATHQLGLQDNSVLFIENVGNLVCPASFDLGEKHKVAILSVTEGEDKPLKYPHMFAAADLMIINKIDLVPHLNIDVQACIESARRVNPNIEIIALSATTGEGMEEWLAWLESRLCA